The sequence GTTGGGTGAATTGCGAAAGTTCATCGCGCAGATTCCAGAATGCGAATGGCTGGACGTGCCAAAGCTCGCCAAGCCATTCGACGAGGTGGGCTTCGGGTCGGATGCCGAGTACCAGCAGGCAGTGCGAGACTATCTCGTTGATAATGCCCGGCACAGTGTTGGTGGACTCAAGGACCCGCTGTCCTGCGCGATCATGACGATGAACGCTGGACGCATGCTGATCAAAGAGCTCGTTGTCACCGGGGTAATCGACGAGCAATCGCGCATCGAAGAGATCCAAGCGCACTTCGAACCACTGGTTGAGGGATTGTCCTCCGGGCCGCCCCTGGAACGCATTGAACAGCTGCTGGCATTATCCCGAGCTGGGCTGGTCAGCTTTATCGGTCCCGAGCCGGAATTCGGCTTTGACGAAGTCTCGCAAATGTTCACGGCCTCCTCGCCGTGGGTCGATTCAGAGGTATACACCGCGCGAACGATGTGCGAAGCGATGATGCCAAGTAATCGAGTGTTGCAGAATGATACGCAGTTGATCAGGCAGCTGTTGAAGGATCATGTAGCGCGAGCCCATACTTGGCGTAACGAAGAAGGCGAAAGCCTGCCAGGTTCCGGTTTCGACGTTGTCGGTGAGCCATATCGTCTTGTAAACAATGAAGGATTGGCACATCGTGGCATTTTTGTCCTGGGGGTGCAGCTTTCCTCGGCTCAATGGGGGACCGCTATTGCCGCGCAGGCGGGAAATATGAAAAATCCGGCAGCTCAAACCTTGCACGATGCGGCAAACGTGGTCAATGAAGTGGCACGTTTAGCCGGGCTGCAGGGCAAAGAAGCGTTGAGCGCGGCACAGGATTAAACAATTTGGCGGGCCGATCCATGGATCAGCCCGCCAAATTTGAAACGCGGATGGTATGGGATTTGAACCCATGAGACGGGGTTGCCGCCTACTGGTTTTCAAGACCAGCTCCTTCGGCCGCTCGGACAACCATCCAACCCCAAAAAGTATACGGCATGAACCCCGGTTGAAAGGAATTGAACGCCATGAACGACGTTATGAAGGCCTATATTTACAACGGATCCGGTGGGCCGGAAATCCTTGAATTAGTGGACCGTCCAGTGCCGAGCCTGGCCTCTGGGGAAGTGCTGATCAAAGTTGAAGCTTTCGGATTGAACCGTGCCGATGTGCAGCAACGCAAGGGGGTGTACCCGCCACCTCCTGGAGCTAGCGACATCCCCGGATTGGAAGTTTCCGGGCGCATCGTAGAAATCGGTGACGGCGTAAGCGGGTGGAAAACCGGGGCGCGTGTAGCGGCTCTGCTTGCTGCCGGCGGATACGCACAATACGTAAATGTTCCCGCAGAGCTGCTCATTGAGGTTCCGCAATCCGTTTCGGATATCGATGCCGCGGCCTTGCCAGAAGTCGCTGCCACAGTAGTCTCGAATCTCTTTGTCGAAGGCGAGCTGGCGCAAGGGCAAACTCTGTTGCTCCACGGGGGTGCCGGGGGTATCGGGTCCATGGCGATACAGCTTGCCAAAGCAGCCGGAGCTCGCGTTATCGTCACTGCTTCATCGGCGCAGAAACTGGAGTATTGCTGTGCTCTGGGTGCCGAGGA comes from Glutamicibacter arilaitensis Re117 and encodes:
- a CDS encoding NAD(P)H-quinone oxidoreductase — protein: MKAYIYNGSGGPEILELVDRPVPSLASGEVLIKVEAFGLNRADVQQRKGVYPPPPGASDIPGLEVSGRIVEIGDGVSGWKTGARVAALLAAGGYAQYVNVPAELLIEVPQSVSDIDAAALPEVAATVVSNLFVEGELAQGQTLLLHGGAGGIGSMAIQLAKAAGARVIVTASSAQKLEYCCALGAEEGINYREEDFAERVKEITQGQGADLILDVVGAKYLAQNLKSLAVGGRLVVIGLQGGAKAEANLGLLLAKRAQIIGTTLRARPVHEKEEIIRQTITRVIPLLEKGQLALNVTKTFDYSEVSSAHEYFDSGKHTGKIVIKV